A part of Anabas testudineus chromosome 7, fAnaTes1.2, whole genome shotgun sequence genomic DNA contains:
- the nckap5l gene encoding nck-associated protein 5-like — translation MRIMSDETEQRLCDEDFGSDEEGVEGDVESYLEDNSSELMDRLRELEAENSALMLANESQREAYERCLDEVANHVVQALLNQKDLREECIKLKMLVFDLERQNRALCELFQQKLPNHPTAHYQVQTGPLPDYNAQLHNDSAKQVEPAQTEAQAKGNGYRTQHASPGPRGPATSMEALSPFFKKKAHILEVLRKMEETDPLKFHPSTASLSFCDYGQVLMSTEAVLATADSLPLQCKSHHTHCHCSCSDTDAHQHVNGDGAVKCEGGNTCCLHCKRSPDGPPKPCNHACSPSKANSATQSHVVLAAAMSECHSKSRTAEPVLLTKQCTKNEAHQQTAGATTHSLVTELANQSMEVMGLEQEQDNAESCLNASAAEELTGFCPTSHLPVKDTDISHCDVQTSDGVHNGLALSSVGDASSSDPAAVPEKDSTDQEAASVRASASVSPSSSCLSDVKAAAINSPSKLLKFLKIPSIGEKTQTPTSAVRLSPQLTRNSRIPCRTNNYEVYHSPVPTRRATTTERCRQPPPPPCRSESYPATHSAPTSPPQPEDVCSPPTKEISYNSLSAPKASLGPKMVTPSSTSSSSPKASQRVPHYENVCDMSTNSREEEQAQSLEKRTTLPTQTKVNGGERKLVKSLPESVLNPPPQRKQSSSSTSESTSDDEEDSDSPVWVNHHSLPSSSALSKAQGRVNYSRTREKSEVTVQSSEVVQQPPPPPARRTDSSSIPKRPVAASARSQADSSHHAFKDRLAALGKLKSSEDLQVGLRPVDTVSDGPYGEERSRTAERPVELHKEEQKHPKYTDSLDGKPKSGGGGGLKYPGSSQLYEQAVKSQPPCPAVVKQELCVTKTDGSKSKIGLPSPNADAPQVLRNNIKCPGSLNLAYNVKPGLGPHSSNSPNKIPPKSPSKPCQGPSVQRGAKPTEAPRYSSKSEERTKISGKGKKNPMYGDSLPPPPPRPPMSEGEKPMQPVPSPQSAIEQKVMKGIEENMLKLQEQDRGGQGGEVKQKASNGIASWFGLKKSKLPALSRKADVTKTKDEKKEWKINIPSVGRDSAKMATRCKEGVEGLNISTLMEKAEGLRRALEEERAYVERSGRGHSCEVVMDQAQGQLAVMYRGVRSDNFMQQLLNRVDGKDVINVPQRRLSFDCKTSKPVFTQQSDIISHTTSREDMDKGSDRIGKITSDENLTDSVHSQHFAGSGASTYTLDSGIGTFPLPDCSSGAAGRGVSKTRARAEHHSSGSPGRAGRRARTLDRELTSQEECYTPHKQLVPTIQYGSVLEGRSSAGVIHEDKEVPGANMFSPRSKTWTFPNLKTPAGPAEVYLAVEEEEEEAVSFGSPFRGNMKAGGPSSSRVVDPGSLPVPAQSGISRRGKTRAPSVPEMSREAGLELLRERPEEALSPSRPQVLETPESLSDSLYDSLSSCGSQG, via the exons GCAGAGAATTCTGCCCTGATGTTGGCAaatgagagtcagagagaggCTTATGAGAGATGCCTGGATGAG GTGGCCAACCACGTGGTCCAAGCTCTGCTAAATCAAAAG GATCTGAGAGAGGAGTGCATCAAGCTGAAGATGTTGGTGTTTGACCTGGAGAGACAGAATCGAGCTCTTTGCGAGCTTTTTCAACAGAAACTGCCCAACCACCCCACTGCTCACTACCAG GTCCAGACGGGACCCCTCCCAGACTACAATGCACAGCTGCACAATGACTCTGCCAAACAGGTGGAGCCTGCACAGACTGAAGCACAAGCCAAG GGAAATGGCTACCGCACACAACACGCCTCCCCAGGCCCTCGTGGCCCAGCCACCTCCATGGAGGCCCTGTCGCCCTTCTTTAAGAAGAAAGCACACATCCTGGAGGTCTTACGCAAGATGGAGGAGACAGACCCTCTGAAGTTCCACCCGTCCACTGCGAGCTTGTCTTTCTGTGACTACGGCCAGGTGCTCATGTCCACTGAGGCCGTTTTGGCCACTGCAGACTCCCTTCCGCTACAGTGCAAGTCGCACCACACACACTGCCACTGCTCCTGCTCTGACACTGACGCACACCAGCATGTCAACGGTGACGGGGCAGTGAAGTGTGAGGGAGGGAACACGTGCTGTTTACACTGCAAGAGGAGCCCAGACGGTCCACCAAAGCCATGCAACCACGCCTGTAGTCCTTCAAAAGCCAACTCTGCCACCCAGAGCCATGTCGTTCTCGCAGCTGCTATGAGCGAATGTCACAGTAAGAGCAGGACAGCGGAGCCTGTTCTGCTGACTAAACAATGCACTAAGAATGAAGCCCACCAGCAAACAGCGGGCGCCACCACTCATTCATTAGTCACAGAATTAGCCAATCAGAGCATGGAGGTGATGGGACTGGAGCAGGAGCAAGATAACGCAGAGAGCTGTCTAAACGCTAGTGCCGCTGAAGAGCTCACTGGGTTCTGTCCCACGTCCCACCTGCCTGTGAAGGACACAGACATCTCCCACTGTGACGTGCAGACAAGTGATGGTGTTCACAACGGCTTGGCGCTCTCCTCTGTCGGCGACGCCTCGTCCAGTGATCCCGCAGCCGTCCCagagaaagacagcacagaCCAGGAAGCCGCCTCTGTGAGAGCCAGCGCCTCCGTCAgccccagctcctcctgcctcaGCGATGTCAAAGCCGCTGCCATCAACTCGCCGTCCAAACTGCTCAAGTTCTTGAAGATTCCCTCAATTGGGGAGAAGACTCAGACTCCAACCTCTGCTGTCCGTCTAAGCCCGCAGCTCACCCGCAACTCCAGGATCCCCTGTCGCACCAACAACTATGAGGTGTACCACTCCCCAGTCCCCACACGCAGAGCCACCACCACAGAGAGATGCAGGcagccccctcctccaccctgtAGGTCTGAATCCTACCCTGCCACACACTCAGCTCCAACCTCCCCACCACAGCCTGAAGATGTCTGCTCCCCGCCCACTAAGGAAATAAGCTACAACAGCCTCTCTGCACCTAAAGCCAGCCTTGGACCAAAAATGGTAactccttcctccacctcttcttcctcacccAAAGCATCTCAGAGGGTCCCACATTATGAAAATGTCTGTGATATGTCTACAAACTCtagagaggaggagcaggccCAGAGCCTGGAGAAAAGAACCACACTTCCAACTCAAACCAAGGTGAATGGCGGTGAGAGGAAGCTTGTTAAATCGCTACCAGAAAGTGTCTTGAATCCTCCTCCTCAACGAAAGCAATCATCTTCCTCCACATCCGAGTCCACATCAGATGACGAGGAGGATTCAGACAGCCCAGTGTGGGTCAACCATCACAGCCTGCCCAGCTCCTCTGCTCTCAGCAAAGCTCAGGGCAGAGTGAACTACTCACGAACCAGAGAGAAGTCTGAAGTCACAGTGCAGAGCTCTGAGGTCGTGCAGCAGCCGCCTCCACCTCCGGCCAGGAGGACTGATTCCTCTTCCATCCCCAAGAGACCTGTGGCTGCGTCAGCGAGGTCCCAGGCCGACTCCAGTCACCACGCTTTCAAAGACAGACTGGCTGCGCTGGGCAAGCTAAAGAGCTCAGAAGATTTACAAGTCGGTCTAAGGCCAGTGGACACAGTGAGTGATGGCCCGTACGGGGAAGAAAGGAGCAGGACAGCAGAGAGGCCCGTGGAGCTCCATAAAGAGGAGCAGAAACATCCAAAATACACAGACTCTTTGGATGGGAAGCCTAAAAGcggcggtggtggtggtttgAAGTACCCAGGGTCATCTCAGCTGTATGAACAGGCGGTAAAGTCTCAGCCCCCTTGTCCAGCAGTGGTTAAACAGGAACTGTGTGTGACCAAGACAGACGGCTCCAAGAGCAAAATAGGTCTGCCGTCGCCCAACGCAGATGCTCCACAGGTACTACGCAACAACATCAAATGTCCCGGATCTCTGAATCTGGCCTATAACGTTAAACCTGGTCTAGGTCCTCACAGTAGCAACAGCCCCAACAAAATCCCCCCCAAGTCACCATCCAAACCTTGCCAGGGCCCATCTGTCCAAAGAGGGGCCAAACCCACTGAGGCCCCACGTTACTCGTCCAAATCAGAAGAGAGGACCAAGATCAGCGGGAAGGGGAAAAAGAATCCGATGTACGGAGACAGtctgccacctcctcctccaagACCTCCCATGTCTGAGGGAGAGAAGCCGATGCAGCCGGTGCCCAGCCCACAATCTGCCATCGAGCAGAAGGTGATGAAGGGCATCGAGGAGAACATGCTGAAGCTTCAGGAGCAGGACAGAGGAGGGCAGGGCGGCGAGGTCAAACAGAAAGCCTCCAACGGCATCGCGAGCTGGTTCGGCCTGAAGAAGAGCAAATTGCCCGCGCTGAGCCGTAAGGCGGACGTCACCAAAACGAAGGACGAGAAGAAGGAGTGGAAGATAAACATCCCCTCTGTGGGCAGGGACTCTGCCAAAATGGCCACCAGGTGTAAAGAAGGCGTGGAGGGTCTGAACATCTCGACTCTGATGGAGAAGGCGGAGGGGCTGAGGAGAGccctggaggaggagagggcgTATGTGGAAAGGTCGGGCAGAGGCCACTCGTGTGAGGTGGTGATGGACCAAGCTCAGGGACAGTTGGCTGTCATGTACAGGGGAGTGCGCTCAGACAACttcatgcagcagctgctgaacag AGTGGACGGGAAGGACGTGATCAACGTGCCACAGCGGCGGCTCTCGTTCGACTGTAAGACCTCCAAACCAGTGTTTACCCAGCAGAGCGACATCATCAGCCACACCACGAGTCGTGAGGACATGGACAAG GGATCAGATAGAATCGGCAAGATCACGTCTGATGAAAACCTCACAGACTCGGTTCATTCTCAACACTTTGCAG GCTCTGGTGCTTCCACTTACACCTTGGACAGCGGCATCGGTACGTTCCCCCTGCCTGACTGCAGCAGCGGCGCAGCGGGACGGGGGGTGTCCAAGACGAGGGCCAGAGCCGAACATCATTCCTCTGGCTCCCCGGGCAGAGCGGGGCGACGGGCTCGCACCCTGGACAGAGAGCTGACGTCGCAGGAGGAGTGCTACACACCACACAAACAGCTGGTCCCCACCATTCAGTACGGCTCCGTGCTGGAGGGAAGAAGTTCAGCCGGCGTCATCCACGAAG ACAAAGAAGTCCCTGGAGCGAACATGTTTTCTCCTCGCTCTAAGACTTGGACTTTCCCCAACCTGAAGACTCCAGCTGGACCTGCTGAGGTCTACCTggctgtggaggaagaagaggaggaggcggtGTCTTTCGGATCACCGTTCAGAGGG AACATGAAGGCTGGCGGTCCCTCCTCCAGCCGGGTGGTTGACCCGGGCAGCCTGCCCGTCCCAGCCCAGTCAGGGATAAGCCGCAGGGGGAAGACTCGCGCTCCCAGCGTCCCCGAGATGAGCCGGGAGGCCGGGCTGGAGCTGCTCAGGGAGCGGCCGGAAGAAGCCCTGTCCCCAAGCCGCCCTCAGGTCCTGGAGACCCCCGAGTCTCTCAGCGATTCTCTGTACGACAGTCTGTCATCCTGCGGCAGCCAAGGATGA
- the tegt gene encoding probable Bax inhibitor 1, whose amino-acid sequence MNVFDRNINVDALFKFSQISHSTQVHLKNVYSSLAVCMFVAAAGSYVHVVTRLFQGGMLSVLGSLGMMIWLAMTPHNPETEKKRLAILAGFAFLTGVGLGPTLDFVIAVNPSIIVTAFMGTSVIFICFTLSALYAKRRSYLFLGGTLMSGLSLLLLMSVMNMFFGSLMLFKAHMYLGLIIMCGFVLFDTQLIIEKAENGDKDYVWHCVDLFLDFITIFRKLMVILAMNDKDKKKEKK is encoded by the exons ATGAACGTGTTTGACCGCAACATCAACGTTGATGCTTTGTTCAAGTTCTCTCAAAT atCTCATTCCACCCAGGTGCACTTGAAGAATGTGTACTCCAGCCTGGCAGTCTGCATgtttgtggctgcagcaggctcTTACGTCCATGTAGTCACTCGCCTCTTCCAG GGCGGTATGCTGTCTGTGCTTGGCTCCCTGGGGATGATGATCTGGCTGGCTATGACACCACACAACcctgagacagaaaagaagagactGGCTATCCTCGCAGGATTTGCCTTCCTCACAG GCGTTGGCCTCGGCCCCACTCTGGACTTTGTCATTGCTGTCAATCCAAG CATCATCGTGACAGCTTTCATGGGAACCTCGGTAATTTTCATTTGCTTCACTCTCAGCGCCCTCTATGCCAAACGCAGGAGCTACCTGTTCCTTGGAG GCACGCTGATGTCTGGCCtgtccctgctcctcctcatgTCTGTGATGAACATGTTCTTCGGGTCTCTGATGCTGTTCAAG GCACACATGTACCTGGGGCTGATTATTATGTGCGGCTTCGTCCTGTTTGACACTCAGCTCATCATAGAGAAAGCAGAGAACGGAGACAAGGACTACGTCTG GCACTGTGTAGACTTGTTCCTTGACTTCATCACCATCTTCAGGAAGCTGATGGTCATCCTCGCCATGAACGATAAG gacaagaagaaggaaaagaagtaA
- the ctdsp2 gene encoding carboxy-terminal domain RNA polymerase II polypeptide A small phosphatase 2 isoform X2 has translation MESSVITQVQKEDVQVSPKTGQVSRSALKQPRSCNIFKALFCCLQAQDGPKPPPPPLPPASQQALLESQENGTVVKAQPNLLPEVKAQDQGKICVVIDLDETLVHSSFKPISNADFIVPVEIEGTTHQVYVLKRPHVDEFLQRMGELFECVLFTASLAKYADPVTDLLDQYGVFRARLFRESCVFHQGCYVKDLSRLGRDLHKTLILDNSPASYIFHPNNAVPVLSWFDDVEDAELLNLLPVFEELSQADDVYTRLDQLRGH, from the exons GCCAGGTGAGCCGCTCTGCCCTGAAGCAACCTCGGAGTTGTAACATCTTCAAAGCACTCTTCTGTTGCCTCCAAGCTCAGGATGGCCccaaaccaccaccaccgccactGCCACCAGCTTCCCAGCAGGCCTTGCTAGAGTCACAGGAAAATGGGACTGTTGTCAAG GCTCAACCCAACCTCCTGCCTGAGGTGAAGGCCCAGGACCAAGGGAAGATATGTGTGGTCATAGACCTGGATGAGACCCTGGTGCACAGCTCATTCAAG CCTATTAGTAATGCAGACTTCATCGTGCCTGTGGAGATAGAGGGGACCACACACCAG gtgTATGTACTGAAGAGGCCACATGTGGATGAGTTCCTGCAGAGAATGGGGGAGTTGTTTGAATGTGTGCTGTTTACTGCCAGTCTGGCTAAG TACGCAGACCCAGTGACAGACCTGTTGGACCAGTATGGTGTTTTCCGGGCCCGATTATTCCGGGAATCGTGTGTATTCCACCAGGGCTGCTATGTCAAAGATTTGAGCCGTCTGGGCAGAGATCTTCACAAAACCCTCATCCTGGATAACTCTCCTGCTTCGTACATCTTCCACCCTAATAATGCT GTTCCTGTGTTGTCATGGTTCGATGACGTGGAAGATGCTGAGCTGCTCAACCTTCTGCCTGTGTTCGAAGAACTTAGCCAAGCTGATGACGTTTACACAAGGCTGGACCAGCTTCGTGGACATTAA
- the ctdsp2 gene encoding carboxy-terminal domain RNA polymerase II polypeptide A small phosphatase 2 isoform X1: MESSVITQVQKEDVQVSPKTGQVSRSALKQPRSCNIFKALFCCLQAQDGPKPPPPPLPPASQQALLESQENGTVVKQAQPNLLPEVKAQDQGKICVVIDLDETLVHSSFKPISNADFIVPVEIEGTTHQVYVLKRPHVDEFLQRMGELFECVLFTASLAKYADPVTDLLDQYGVFRARLFRESCVFHQGCYVKDLSRLGRDLHKTLILDNSPASYIFHPNNAVPVLSWFDDVEDAELLNLLPVFEELSQADDVYTRLDQLRGH, encoded by the exons GCCAGGTGAGCCGCTCTGCCCTGAAGCAACCTCGGAGTTGTAACATCTTCAAAGCACTCTTCTGTTGCCTCCAAGCTCAGGATGGCCccaaaccaccaccaccgccactGCCACCAGCTTCCCAGCAGGCCTTGCTAGAGTCACAGGAAAATGGGACTGTTGTCAAG CAGGCTCAACCCAACCTCCTGCCTGAGGTGAAGGCCCAGGACCAAGGGAAGATATGTGTGGTCATAGACCTGGATGAGACCCTGGTGCACAGCTCATTCAAG CCTATTAGTAATGCAGACTTCATCGTGCCTGTGGAGATAGAGGGGACCACACACCAG gtgTATGTACTGAAGAGGCCACATGTGGATGAGTTCCTGCAGAGAATGGGGGAGTTGTTTGAATGTGTGCTGTTTACTGCCAGTCTGGCTAAG TACGCAGACCCAGTGACAGACCTGTTGGACCAGTATGGTGTTTTCCGGGCCCGATTATTCCGGGAATCGTGTGTATTCCACCAGGGCTGCTATGTCAAAGATTTGAGCCGTCTGGGCAGAGATCTTCACAAAACCCTCATCCTGGATAACTCTCCTGCTTCGTACATCTTCCACCCTAATAATGCT GTTCCTGTGTTGTCATGGTTCGATGACGTGGAAGATGCTGAGCTGCTCAACCTTCTGCCTGTGTTCGAAGAACTTAGCCAAGCTGATGACGTTTACACAAGGCTGGACCAGCTTCGTGGACATTAA